The genomic DNA TCAAAATCGTTTCTAAAGTAATCTTCTGATCCAGACTTGCAAATTCTGTTAAGAATGACTGAAGTTCCAATGATTTTTCATCACTTGCATCCAAAAACTGAAGCAATGTCACTTTTTTGGTTAGTTTAGCGAAAATACCGCTTAATTGTTGGCGCATACTTTCTGGGAACCACTGATGCTTACCAGTAACTTTCGCTGGCTGTTTTTCTTTTGGTTGCTGACTGCTTGTTTCAGGGGCAGATTGATTAGCTAATCGTTCAGTCATTCGCTTCGTTACAATCGATTGGCCCGCCTGTGTTTTTTGTTCTGTCACGTAACGTTGCGCATGAGTGGCGGCAATTGCACCGTCTGCAACCGCCGTCACAATTTGACGTAATTCTTTTATTCGTAAATCTCCTGCTGCATAAACTCCGGGAATATTGGTTTCCATATTTTCAGTTGTTGGCACATACCCACGGTCTAAGGCAATTTTTCCTTCAAAAATTTCTGTACTTGGTTTATTTCCAGCAAAAACAAACAGACCAAATGTACTGTCTTTTGGCGCTTCATAAACCGTTTCTTCTCCCGTCTGGTTATTGACAAACACAGCTTTTCGGACAAAATCATCTCCCGTAATTTCTTTCACTTCTGTGTTATAAACAATCTTAATTTTCGGGTGATTTTTAGCCGCCTCCGCAGTTAATTTTGCACATGTAAAATCAGGTTCTCGGATAATCATCGTTACTGATTTACCGTAACGTGTCAAATAAACGGCCTCTTCCGCTGCTGCATAACCGCCACCAATCACAAAAATATCTAGGCCTTGGAAAAACTCCCCATCACAAGTAGAACAATAGGCCACGCCGCGTCCTGTAAATTCACTTTCACCAGGGAAACCAATTTTACGAGCAGAGGCCCCTGTCGCAATCAATACTGCATATGCTTGGTAGGTTTGACTCGCCGATTGAACAGTTTTTATCGTTTGACTAAAATCAACATCAATAATCTCGTCTTTTGTAAAAGCTACACCGAAGTCTTGTGCTTGAATGCGCATTTCTTCCATTAGTTCTGGACCTGTTGTGTGACGAATCGCTGGATAGTTCACAATTTCAGAAGTCGTCGTTACTTGTCCACCAATTTTGTCTTTTTCAATAATTAAGGTATCCATCATTGCGCGACCTGCATAGATACCTGCAGATAAAGCAGCTGAGCCGCCACCAATAATAATCAAATCGTAGATTTCTTCTGTCACTTGCTTCTCCTCTTTCTTCTGTGTTTCAGAAAAAGAGCTGAACAAAACATTTTCTCTGTTTTATCCAACTCTTTGACCTCTATTTACAAAGCGAATTTAAATTTTACCAACTAAATCTAAGCTTGGCGCAATTGTTTCTTCTCCTGGTTGCCAATTGGCTGGACAAACTTTATCACCATGTTCTGCTACAAATTGAGAAGCTTCTAATTTACGAACAAGTTCTTCAGCATTACGACCAATACCCATGTCGTTGATTTCATAAGATTTGATCTCACCTTCTGGACTCACAATAAATGAAGCACGGTAAGCCATTCCAGAAGCTTCATCTAAAACGCCAAAGAAACGAGCAAGTTGACCGTTGGGATCGGCTAACATTGGATATTTAATTTTTCCAATCGTTTCTGTAGCGTCAGCCCATGCTTTATGCACATAATGACTATCTTCTGAAACAGAGTAAACCTCACAATTTAATTCCTGTAAATGCGCATAATGCTCTTGCATATCCCCTAATTCCGTAGGACACACGAAAGAAAAATCAGCTGGATAAAAGAAGAAAATACTCCATTTTCCTAAAATATCTTCTGTTGATACTCGTGTAAATTCACCATCGTGATAGGCATCACATTCAAAGTCAAAAATTTTTTGATTAATTAAATTCATTGTCGTTCCTCCTCTGTTTTTTTACTCTTTAAGGATAACAGTTTATAATTATTCCGTCAATAGAATAATTATAAACAAACGAGGTTTTATTAACACATAACACTGTCCTATTGAGAATTATATGATTATCATTCTCAATTAGAAATAGCGAGATAACTTTTTAAATAACATAAAAAAGAAAGCGAATCATTAAAAGAACTTGCTTTTTAATGATTCGCTTTCTTTTTGTGAATACATTCTTTAACTATCTAAAATAATCGTTTCTTTCTCTTTGGTAATTAAAATAACTCCATCACCAAGAGGAACTAAAGTAGAAGTTAAATCAGGGTGCGCCATGACTACATCTAAAAATTGGTTTAATTTACGATGAATCGCTCGATTTTTTTTCGGTACTTCCTCAGCAGGGTCTAAAATTGTCCCAGCTTGAAATACATCATCCACCATCAAAACGCCGCCAACTGGTAGCAACCGTAAACATTCAGGTAAAAATTCAATGTATTTTGATTTGGCACTATCCATAAAAATAAAGTCATAAGGTCCTTCCAACGTTGGTAGAATCTCAGCTGCTTGTCCTTCTAAAAGAGTGACCTTTTCTTCTAAGTCCAGGCGTTGGTAAGTTTTCTTCGCTTTTTTTATCATTACGTCAAAACGATCAATCGTGGTCACGTGACCATCTTCACCGACAAATTGGGCCATCAAGCTTGAAGAAAAACCAATTGCTGCCCCGATTTCTAAAATATTTTTGGGCTTTAGTTGTCCTAGCAAAAATTGTAGAAAAACTACTGTTTCGTGCGGAATAATCGGCACCCCTGCTTCATTGGCTTCCGCCTCCACTGCACCTAATTCTCCGGGAAGTTTCTTTTGTTTTGTACGCATATACTCAACCAGTTCTGGTTTAACGACTGGTCGATGCATCATTTCGTTTCTCATCACTTTCGCTCCTTTTCGTCCCTTTATTATACGAAGTCCTTGTTCCTCTGTAAAGGATTGAAATAGGATTCTTATTATTTGTTTGAAAATAACATTCACATTCTTAACTTCCTAGCTAAGTGCGGATTACTTCTTGTAAGCACATTTTTTCTTTGTTTCTGCTATTTTTTATTAAGTTTTATTCAGAAAACGTCAAAAAGTAGCCCTCAAGAACATACCTATTGATTTTTTCTCGTTATTTCTTATAAAAATATTTCTACATATGTTAATATTTTCCCTTAAATCACTATTAATTCTTGCTAATTCAAGCCCCAAAACAAGCCTATAACCTTGCTAAAATAAGAAACGTCAAATTTTACTACTTTGTCTGTAAAAATTTGATATCACAAAAGAAAGGAAATCTTGTATACTCTTTACAGATAGTGATTTATAGTGAAGCACATAACCAAATTCCCGGACTTGACTTGGTTCAAGTACATATGCAGGCGAGCTATTTGATAGTTCCCTGATAAAAATCGTTTCGACGATTTTGCACATAGCACTACCTTTCTAAAAGCTAAAAATTATTTTTAGCTAGAAAAAAGACAACCGTTTGAAACGGCTGTCTTTTTTTTAATAAATTAACCCAAGCAAATCTTCTTTTTCGATATTGCCAAAGTATTTTTTAACGTCAATTTGATCAATAGCTTCTTCTAAAGAAGCTTTATCATATTTCACGCCGGTTAAAATATCTTCAACATCTTTAATTTCACCAAGCCCAAAGAAGTCCCCAAAAATTTTAATTTCTTGAATGGCACCATCCGCCACATTCATTTTCATTTCAATTGAACCAATTGGAAAACGATGGCGACGTTCTAAGTTAAATGCAGGTGATTTACCATAATTCCAATCCCAATTGCGATAGTATTGCTCTGAAATTTTGTTAATAGCCGCCCAGTCTTGATCAGTTAATTCATACGTTTTAACTTGGTCGATCGAATCTACGCCGAAAATTTTCAAAAGAATTTCTTGGCGGAATTCTTCCGTTGTCATCTCTTGTTTATCTTCAGATAAAAATGGTTTAATGTTTGTTACCCGTGAACGAACAGACTTGATACCTTTAGATTCGATTTTATCTTTCCGTACTTTCAATGTATTTACAACTTCATCAATATCACTATCAAACATTAAGGTTCCATGTGCAAACATGCGGCCGTTGGTAGCGTACATCGCATTTCCTGAAAACTTCATATCATTAATCACTAGGTCATTGCGCCCTTTTAATTCGGCACCTTCAACGCCTAAGTCGTGCAATGCTTGAATAATTGGTTGGGTAACTTTCGCAAAATCACGGAAAGAGTTGCCGTCATCTGGCATAATAAAACTAAAATTCAAATTACCATGATCATGATAAACGGCGCCGCCGCCACTTAAGCGACGAACAACATGAATGCCGTGCTCATCTACATATTCTTTGTTAATTTCTTCAATTGTATTTTGGTTACGGCCAATAATGATTGACGGCTCGTTAATGTAAAATAAAAGAATGGGCTCATCTAAAGGCATTTCTGTTAACAAATATGTTTCAATTGCTAAGTTCACTCGTGGGTCATTATTTTCATTCGGTACAAAAATCACAATCGGTTCTCTCCCTTGGTATAGTTACTTTTTTAAATCTCAACTGTTAAATCTGGTTGGGCTAATGTCACTGGAATTTCCGTTCCAGCATAGTTTTGCGCTTCTTCACGTAGTTGTTCCAATGACCCATGTTGTGGTAAATGGGTCAACATCAATTGTTTGACTTGTGCTGCTTTGGCAATTTCACCTGCTTCTCTTGACGTAAAATGTGCATGATGTCGTTCATTACCTTCAAATAAGTACGTATCCGCTAAGAATAAATCAGCGTCTTTTGCAAAGTCTTCAAAACTTGCTAAGTAACCAGAGTCTCCTGTAAAGACAAAGACTTTGCCGGTCGCTTTTTCAACAATCCGCATCGCGTAACAAGTGACAGGATGAATCGTTTCCATGAAAGTAATTAAAAATGGTCCTACTGCCAACTCTTCTGCTTCAAAATACTCTTTCCCTTCGGAAACGTTAGGAAGCGTTAGTTCTTTGAAATGCATTTGATCTTGTGTATGGCCATATATTGGCAAAATAGGCGTCGGTTCCAGCGTTGGATAAAGCTGACGATAATATTGTAAAACACCTAAATCTGCGATATGGTCATGATGGTAATGCGACAGAATGACAGCATCTAATTTCAATGGATCTAGATAGTTTTCTAAACGCACTAATGTCGTACTGCCTGCATCAATAAGCAAATGAAAGCCTTCAGATTCTAACAAATAGGAACTCGTTCCTTCTCCTTTGTATGGATAAGCACCTAAACAGCCTAAGACAGTCAATTTCATGTGTGGACAACCTCCTTCAATACGATACTTCCATGTTACCATAAAATAACGGAAAAACGAGGTTAAAACGCTTAAATTTTCACAAAAAGACCAAAGAAAAAACCTGAACCCTTTGTCGAGATAACGAAGGATTCAAGCTTCTTTTTTATTCTTCGGCTAAACCTTTTTCTTCTAAGGCAGTTTGATAAAAACTAGCTAACGCTACATAGTTATAAGGAATCACCCATAATAGACCGATACCAATAGCTAAAAAGCCCACAATATACCAACCAATAAAAGAAAATTGTAAACATAAATATTGCCAAAAACGATTTTTCATTAAATATAACGCCTGTTTCAACGCCATCATAATTGGCAGTTCTGGATTATCAAAACGTAGCCACACAGCAAATTGAAAAACGCCACTCACAAATAAACCAATTAAAAAGATCAAGATAGTGGCAACACCAAACGCTAGGAAAAAGGAAAAATCATTTAAGAAAAAGGTCTGAATTTCCTCTGGTGTAACTGTATTAAACATCAATTTGAAATACAAGGTTGTCCCTGCCCCAAATAAAATTGGTAACAAAAATAACAAACCAATTACACGTTCAAGTACTTTTTGAAGTAGGTTGACCACAAATAGCGGACCATAATATTTTCCTTGAAAAACACTCATTAAAATATTGACCCGCACCTTTTCACCACGTAACACCTTCAAGGCTGCGTAATATAGCGCATAACTTAACGCGAATAAAACAAAAATTTGCAGTAATACTGCGGCAAAACTACTTTGAAAAACTTGATTTTCACCAGAAAATAAATTTTGCACAATCGATGTTAAAAAGCTCTGTAAAACCACTCCTAAGAAAGTTAACCAAGCCATGATCCCCCATTGCCCATCAAGGGCTCTGCGAGCATTGGCACGATGTTGCGAATTTGTTACTAAACTTTTCATTCATTCCATCCTTTCTGAAACTAATAACTAGTCAATTTAGCGACTGTTTCTTTATCTAGACGTTTCACCACTTCTGTGACTAATTTGACTGTGTTGAAATAATCATCTTCATGAATAACTGAGGTATGTGAATGCAGATATCTAACAGGCACCGTGATGGCTAATGATGGAATCCCGTTGCGCGTTAAATGCATGCGGCCAGCATCCGTACCTCCCCCTGTAATCACTGTATATTGGAAGGGAATGTTATTTTCTTCCGCCACTTGAATAACAAAATCACGTAATTTTTTATGCGGAATCATTGATGCATCATAAATCAAAATTTGTGGCCCTTCACCTAAAACAGAGTCGGCTTCTTTAGGTGTCATTCCTGGTGTGTCACCAGCTGTTCCTGTGTCTAAAGCAAACGCTATGTCTGGATTCACAAGATGCGTACTTGTTTGCGCACCGCGTAGCCCCACTTCTTCTTGCACATCACTGCCTGCAAATAAAATATTGGGGTGCCCTTCTGTCGCTAAATTTTCTAAAACTTTTAATGAAACGGCCGTACCAATTCGGTTATCCCACGCTTTTGCCAATAAAAATTTTGTATCATTCATGCGACGATAGTCAATATATGGTGTCACCATATCCCCTGGATGAATCCCCCATTCTGCAACTTGTTGATCGCTACTTGCACCAATATCAATAAACATATCTGCAATCTCATAGGGTTTGTTACGAACTTCCGCTGTTAACACATGCGGTGGTTTAGACCCAATGACACCATGGTAAACCTTACCAGTCGTAGTTTTAATCTGAACTTGTTGGGCCAACATCACTTGCCCCCACCAACCACCAACGGTTTGAAATTTTAAAAAGCCTTTTTCTGTGATTTGGGTAACCATGAAACCGACTTCATCCATATGCCCAGAAATGTAGACTTTTGGTCCTTCTTTATCACCAACATTTTTTGCAATAATACTGCCAAGGCCATCATATAAAAATTTATCCGCATACGGTGCTGCATACTTTTTAAATAACGAACGTACTTCGTCTTCATTCCCAGCAATCCCTTTAGCACTTGTTAAATCAATTAACATTTTTTCTTCTTTTGCATCCATAAAAATAACTCCCCTCAAAAACCAATTTTATCCATTATACCACGAACTAAAAAAATACTTACAAAAAAATAAATCGAGCAACGTTCTCCACTAAAAATAAACGAAAAAACAGCCTGCACGCTCGTTATTCAACGGCAGGTACAGGCTATTTTCATTGTTACGAAGCGTTTCTAGTCCGCTTCAGATAATTGGTACTTGATCCATCTTGCCTTCTTAAAATTGAGGTAAGACCAATGGATTTTGTTGTTGCCAATCTGTCTGATAAAAACGATCATCAATTTGATACGCTAACTTTTTAGACGCAGGTTGTTTCATAAATTCATCTACTTGACGATCAACAGCGAGCCAACCACGCCAACCTAAATGAATCGTGTCCGCCATAAAGTAGCGTTCATTACTACATGTTGAGAAGTCAGCAATGTTAGTAAACCCTTGCTCTTGAAGTTGATATTTCAGCTTGCGTGCTACTTGTTGCAACATATCTTGTGACAAGCCCGTATAGTCCGACCAACGTTTGTTAACAGGTGGGATTACAAATAAAACATCGACATTTTTTTCTGCTAACTGTTCTAACGCAGCTTGAAAATCACCATATTCAGGAGAAAAACGATAATCCCATTTCTTTTGTGAATGAGCTAATTTCGGTAAAACTGGTTTAATCCGTTGGCGATAAAAACCGTTACTAATTTCAAATTTATTATTATTAATGGCTTTTGCCGCAATTTTTCCAGCTAGCTGATCTAATTCATTAAAATTATAAGTGGCAGGTAATTGTTTCATATCTTTTTCAACAATTGGTTCTCTGCTAACCATGCCAATTTGGCTAAACAATTCATCTTCACGATTCAAGAAACGGAGATTCATTATAAAATAATCTCGTTGAGAGCGTTGGGGAAGTTGCCCTGCCTGCAGATTTGCCAAGGTTTCCATTAAGACTTTGTCTTTTTGAACAACTGGAAATTTAGTCAAACGTTGTGCTAGATATTGGTCACCGCTGGTTAATTCGGTTAAATTAGCTAACCATTGATAGGTTTGTAATTGTGAATAGTGTGCACCAAAACTATCATTAGGTACACCCTTTTTGACAAACCATTGCGGAGATAAAATAAAGACCGCTTTCTTATTGGCAATCGCATCGCCCATCGAATGAATGACCATTGCTTGGGTTAATGACTGTGTGCCCGCTTCTCCTAGTAAAAACGGTCGGTAGTTCCGTTGATACTTTTCAGAGAGCACACTAGGGTGGAAAGCACTAAATCGACTTAATTCAGAAGAGCCAAAAAAAGGAACATATTTACCAGAAGCCACTGCTTTGTTTTTAATCACATTGCCTTTTAAAACGTTCGGTGCCATTGACGTTGATGCTTCCTTCAACGTTTTTTCGGAAGTTAAATTGATTCTGAACGGTGCAAAAAAGAACACTGCAACCAAGACCGCTGAACAAAGCACTGGACCTAAGATTCTGATTAGTCGTTTTTTTCTAGACATTATTGTAAAGCTTCCACTTGTTGAATGATTTGTTTTGGTGTTCCCCATACTTCACGGTCAAAGTCTGATACAGGAACTTGGATTCCTAATTGTCCTTCAATTTCTACTAATAATTGAACCGTTGCTAAAGAGTCCAATAATCCTTCTTCAAATAATTGAATGTCTTGATTGTTCACAACTTCGTCTGTTCCTGTAATATCTTCTAAAATGTTTAATACTGTTTCTTGAATGTTCATTGTAAATTGCCCCTTTATATTTTTATTTTTGTTTATTTAAACCATAGTTTGTCTAAAAATCCTGAGAAAATCAGGAAGCTGACACAAACCGCTTGGAAAGTTAAAAAGACTGCAAATGCATGTGTAAATTTGTTTGATGGTATCTTGTCTTTATGTTTTTTCTTAAAACGTAGCCAAGCATCTGTTACACAAATT from Enterococcus faecalis includes the following:
- a CDS encoding lipoate--protein ligase, encoding MIFVPNENNDPRVNLAIETYLLTEMPLDEPILLFYINEPSIIIGRNQNTIEEINKEYVDEHGIHVVRRLSGGGAVYHDHGNLNFSFIMPDDGNSFRDFAKVTQPIIQALHDLGVEGAELKGRNDLVINDMKFSGNAMYATNGRMFAHGTLMFDSDIDEVVNTLKVRKDKIESKGIKSVRSRVTNIKPFLSEDKQEMTTEEFRQEILLKIFGVDSIDQVKTYELTDQDWAAINKISEQYYRNWDWNYGKSPAFNLERRHRFPIGSIEMKMNVADGAIQEIKIFGDFFGLGEIKDVEDILTGVKYDKASLEEAIDQIDVKKYFGNIEKEDLLGLIY
- the dltD gene encoding D-alanyl-lipoteichoic acid biosynthesis protein DltD; translated protein: MSRKKRLIRILGPVLCSAVLVAVFFFAPFRINLTSEKTLKEASTSMAPNVLKGNVIKNKAVASGKYVPFFGSSELSRFSAFHPSVLSEKYQRNYRPFLLGEAGTQSLTQAMVIHSMGDAIANKKAVFILSPQWFVKKGVPNDSFGAHYSQLQTYQWLANLTELTSGDQYLAQRLTKFPVVQKDKVLMETLANLQAGQLPQRSQRDYFIMNLRFLNREDELFSQIGMVSREPIVEKDMKQLPATYNFNELDQLAGKIAAKAINNNKFEISNGFYRQRIKPVLPKLAHSQKKWDYRFSPEYGDFQAALEQLAEKNVDVLFVIPPVNKRWSDYTGLSQDMLQQVARKLKYQLQEQGFTNIADFSTCSNERYFMADTIHLGWRGWLAVDRQVDEFMKQPASKKLAYQIDDRFYQTDWQQQNPLVLPQF
- the dltC gene encoding D-alanine--poly(phosphoribitol) ligase subunit DltC, giving the protein MNIQETVLNILEDITGTDEVVNNQDIQLFEEGLLDSLATVQLLVEIEGQLGIQVPVSDFDREVWGTPKQIIQQVEALQ
- a CDS encoding DUF975 family protein, with product MKSLVTNSQHRANARRALDGQWGIMAWLTFLGVVLQSFLTSIVQNLFSGENQVFQSSFAAVLLQIFVLFALSYALYYAALKVLRGEKVRVNILMSVFQGKYYGPLFVVNLLQKVLERVIGLLFLLPILFGAGTTLYFKLMFNTVTPEEIQTFFLNDFSFFLAFGVATILIFLIGLFVSGVFQFAVWLRFDNPELPIMMALKQALYLMKNRFWQYLCLQFSFIGWYIVGFLAIGIGLLWVIPYNYVALASFYQTALEEKGLAEE
- a CDS encoding M42 family metallopeptidase, coding for MDAKEEKMLIDLTSAKGIAGNEDEVRSLFKKYAAPYADKFLYDGLGSIIAKNVGDKEGPKVYISGHMDEVGFMVTQITEKGFLKFQTVGGWWGQVMLAQQVQIKTTTGKVYHGVIGSKPPHVLTAEVRNKPYEIADMFIDIGASSDQQVAEWGIHPGDMVTPYIDYRRMNDTKFLLAKAWDNRIGTAVSLKVLENLATEGHPNILFAGSDVQEEVGLRGAQTSTHLVNPDIAFALDTGTAGDTPGMTPKEADSVLGEGPQILIYDASMIPHKKLRDFVIQVAEENNIPFQYTVITGGGTDAGRMHLTRNGIPSLAITVPVRYLHSHTSVIHEDDYFNTVKLVTEVVKRLDKETVAKLTSY
- a CDS encoding FAD-dependent oxidoreductase; this translates as MTEEIYDLIIIGGGSAALSAGIYAGRAMMDTLIIEKDKIGGQVTTTSEIVNYPAIRHTTGPELMEEMRIQAQDFGVAFTKDEIIDVDFSQTIKTVQSASQTYQAYAVLIATGASARKIGFPGESEFTGRGVAYCSTCDGEFFQGLDIFVIGGGYAAAEEAVYLTRYGKSVTMIIREPDFTCAKLTAEAAKNHPKIKIVYNTEVKEITGDDFVRKAVFVNNQTGEETVYEAPKDSTFGLFVFAGNKPSTEIFEGKIALDRGYVPTTENMETNIPGVYAAGDLRIKELRQIVTAVADGAIAATHAQRYVTEQKTQAGQSIVTKRMTERLANQSAPETSSQQPKEKQPAKVTGKHQWFPESMRQQLSGIFAKLTKKVTLLQFLDASDEKSLELQSFLTEFASLDQKITLETILKDTEPAKELLYGIEKMPSVVLLDAAGNYTGIKFSGIPSGHEVNSLVLAVYNVGSEGQPLEASLQKNILALPKRKIEIFVSLTCHFCPDVVAACQRIASINPHVEAEMVDISLFPELKKEKKIMSVPAMLIDGEQMIFGSKTMTEIIEALA
- a CDS encoding O-methyltransferase, translating into MRNEMMHRPVVKPELVEYMRTKQKKLPGELGAVEAEANEAGVPIIPHETVVFLQFLLGQLKPKNILEIGAAIGFSSSLMAQFVGEDGHVTTIDRFDVMIKKAKKTYQRLDLEEKVTLLEGQAAEILPTLEGPYDFIFMDSAKSKYIEFLPECLRLLPVGGVLMVDDVFQAGTILDPAEEVPKKNRAIHRKLNQFLDVVMAHPDLTSTLVPLGDGVILITKEKETIILDS
- the ahpC gene encoding alkyl hydroperoxide reductase subunit C: MNLINQKIFDFECDAYHDGEFTRVSTEDILGKWSIFFFYPADFSFVCPTELGDMQEHYAHLQELNCEVYSVSEDSHYVHKAWADATETIGKIKYPMLADPNGQLARFFGVLDEASGMAYRASFIVSPEGEIKSYEINDMGIGRNAEELVRKLEASQFVAEHGDKVCPANWQPGEETIAPSLDLVGKI
- a CDS encoding MBL fold metallo-hydrolase; this encodes MKLTVLGCLGAYPYKGEGTSSYLLESEGFHLLIDAGSTTLVRLENYLDPLKLDAVILSHYHHDHIADLGVLQYYRQLYPTLEPTPILPIYGHTQDQMHFKELTLPNVSEGKEYFEAEELAVGPFLITFMETIHPVTCYAMRIVEKATGKVFVFTGDSGYLASFEDFAKDADLFLADTYLFEGNERHHAHFTSREAGEIAKAAQVKQLMLTHLPQHGSLEQLREEAQNYAGTEIPVTLAQPDLTVEI